A window from Patescibacteria group bacterium encodes these proteins:
- a CDS encoding AtpZ/AtpI family protein, with protein MEEKFFGKYKSIRDLSWAMALYSSTSIFGPLIIIGGIGWYLDRIFNTRPWILLISVLVAFIVTNFLLFKKVAFLTKWIKRQKELEKSEKKGREKNNLD; from the coding sequence ATGGAGGAGAAATTTTTTGGAAAATATAAAAGCATAAGGGATTTGTCCTGGGCGATGGCTCTTTACAGCAGCACTTCAATTTTCGGGCCATTGATAATTATCGGCGGGATCGGCTGGTATTTGGACAGAATTTTTAATACCCGGCCTTGGATTTTACTGATCAGCGTTCTTGTGGCCTTCATCGTTACTAATTTTTTGCTTTTTAAAAAAGTGGCGTTTTTGACGAAATGGATTAAACGGCAAAAGGAATTGGAGAAAAGCGAAAAAAAAGGGCGGGAGAAAAATAATTTAGATTAA